The Triticum aestivum cultivar Chinese Spring chromosome 3A, IWGSC CS RefSeq v2.1, whole genome shotgun sequence genome includes a region encoding these proteins:
- the LOC123063170 gene encoding uncharacterized protein: protein MAELATGAVSSLLVVIRSEALLLRGVRDDVQFIKEEMESMKSFLAHLARSAPHGGEHDEQVRTWMNQVRLLAQDCNNCIDLYLYRGNPDIHRARGGLRGYLWWATWFLHKLAAQHRAAEQLRVLKERARDVGERRLRYGVEVPDKSGKGQLMSSPRAAAAGDYAAAAAEDDDEEEGGPRAFTEPRTLDDYVRAKLWEWLNGIPADAGETLSVVVVAPYTYQDLLALVQETWVFSQNPQGGYHRIVVVDIPVVHLEFMPLRPKEVLFYILRELEHAKSNHQEQGTEGQVDLESWEAYIRRLQIYREKKRAIALLDIEENIKEMKIDEKLDKIRSGIHGRVAKGDGLPKGDKLQGDFDQLDLDEQLQLLLQTASQQDQNGKNKDMHRLPAWDKKNIIVKKLKEHMDAEEKDKKVEEEEAAKHMGVEGEEAAAKHVEGGGGGGGGEVTIHQEEAEHMEEGEGEVAIHREEDMEGEGEVTIHQEEAEHMKEGEGEVTIHQEETKHMEEGEGEVAIHSEEDMEEGGGDVAIHMEEKEEEEDDDDEEEESKQTTWIHLDEAQYVHILRKLFPKSSSSSSSRPLQVQDRSLDKQTTKPTTATLGEDQIKKLIHDAKEDILRELRQGKYDKGGGTGEPGAPDQNSETVSGKIFAGFVDQMIEKMKDEFKEQLKIKGLVDKIKNNLNRLPRSNKYESPLFILKVDELMDVSTCEDIRNALSLLNCSADLMIVTATMEIQLAKEYCYPPREPVDYSLAGLYHDIVLELTSQQKNEDSYNPQIFQDILYKCEPHEFCMKVFTHALYANPRRSNEELLKLRSTLQALPTTSFNSIAKVMFKFSYNDLPKEYKSCLLYLAIFSPGQKIRRSTLIARWAAEGLTSKEDWPSSVRQANRCFDTLVGRCLVDPADIDTMGNVKSCVVSDPVHGFITTIARKQHIVETRLSHHLARHFSIFNDLQLRSSDRIDQFFKGLSKSSQVSLLKVLDLEGCLCFLKKKHEYLKEICSKMLLLKYLSLRRTDITQLPSEINNLRELEVLDIRETRVPPHATAHILLLKLKRLLAGHIDPSNFESNPQIPHRIDKMVNMEVLSNVKAKQSHDLKDIGRLWQLRKLGVVIDDKDSHLKNLLKAISDLHECLCSLSITTPIATPHEAELPEVNVPYLKKHPKILESLSIKGTIQKGRLLPLFIKGDNNKLAKITLCQTLLSKDDMEVLAKLPKLRCVRLQHIVCTEHMLNFKGGEFRCLKYLVVEDSDLTNITFEDGSASELEKIVLSISSECSVSGVDCLPKLKELELNSSLCVSLLHDAKQIAKLTLRDTLLEVDALQLLTKKPNIRCLMLLDKSLGGTQNEITLEKDEFLWLNLLVVDCSAITKIVFNSGSAPRLEKIVWSSSTSLSSIDKLPRLKELEFNGDKVPNEVSEAIEKHRNKPSLKHNGPETRNEAKGDEEEDDNDAATFSCWKKQV, encoded by the exons ATGGCCGAGCTCGCGACGGGCGCCGTGAGCTCGCTGCTGGTCGTCATCCGCAGCGAGGCGCTGCTGCTGCGCGGCGTCCGGGACGACGTGCAGTTCATCAAGGAAGAGATGGAGAGCATGAAGAGCTTCCTGGCGCACCTGGCGAGGTCGGCGCCCCATGGCGGCGAGCACGACGAGCAGGTGCGCACCTGGATGAACCAGGTGCGGCTGCTCGCCCAGGACTGCAACAACTGCATCGACCTCTACCTCTACAGGGGGAACCCCGACATCCACCGCGCCAGGGGCGGGCTCCGAGGCTACCTCTGGTGGGCGACCTGGTTCCTGCATAAGCTGGCCGCACAGCACCGCGCAGCTGAGCAGTTGCGCGTGCTCAAGGAGCGGGCGCGCGACGTCGGTGAGCGGCGGTTGAGGTATGGCGTGGAGGTCCCAGACAAGTCAGGGAAGGGGCAATTGATGTCGTCGCCGCGGGCTGCTGCAGCAGGTGACTATGCTGCTGCTGcggccgaggacgacgacgaagaagaaggtgGTCCAAGAGCCTTCACCGAGCCTCGCACTCTGGACGACTACGTCAGGGCAAAGCTATGGGAGTGGTTGAATGGAATTCCTGCAGACGCCGGGGAAACTTTGTCCGTGGTCGTCGTAGCACCCTATACATATCAGGACCTCCTCGCTCTTGTACAAGAAACCTGGGTTTTCAGTCAAAACCCACAGGGCGGCTACCATCGCATTGTCGTGGTTGACATCCCTGTGGTACACCTGGAATTTATGCCGCTACGGCCTAAGGAAGTTCTCTTCTACATTCTGCGCGAGCTCGAGCATGCCAAATCCAACCATCAGGAACAAGGCACAGAAGGCCAAGTGGATCTTGAGTCTTGGGAAGCTTACATAAGAAGATTGCAAATTTACCGTGAAAAGAAGAGGGCTATTGCTCTTCTTGACATCGAGGAGAATATCAAAGAGATGAAGATTGATGAAAAGCTTGACAAAATCAGAAGTGGTATTCATGGTCGAGTAGCAAAGGGCGACGGGCTACCCAAGGGCGACAAGCTACAGGGAGATTTTGATCAGTTGGACCTGGATGAACAACTTCAGCTGCTGCTCCAGACAGCGTCTCAACAAGATCAAAACGGGAAGAACAAAGACATGCATAGATTACCAGCATGGGACAAAAAGAATATCATCGTCAAGAAGCTTAAGGAGCATATGGATGCAGAGGAAAAGGACAAGAAGGTTGAAGAGGAAGAAGCTGCCAAGCATATGGGGGTGGAAGGAGAAGAAGCCGCGGCCAAGCAtgtggaggggggaggaggagga ggaggaggtgaAGTAACCATACATCAGGAGGAAGCAGAGCATATGGAGGAGGGGGAAGGAGAAGTAGCCATACATCGGGAGGAGGATATGGAGGGGGAAGGAGAAGTAACCATACATCAGGAGGAAGCCGAGCATATGAAGGAGGGGGAAGGAGAAGTAACCATACATCAGGAGGAAACCAAGCATATGGAGGAGGGGGAAGGAGAAGTAGCCATACATAGTGAGGAGGATATGGAAGAGGGGGGAGGGGACGTAGCCATACACATGGaggagaaagaggaggaggaggacgacgacgacgaagaagaagaaagtAAGCAGACGACATGGATTCACCTAGATGAGGCACAATATGTACACATCCTGCGGAAGTTGTTCcccaagagcagcagcagcagcagtagcaggccCCTGCAAGTTCAAGACCGATCCTTGGACAAGCAAACTACAAAGCCCACAACGGCTACACTGGGTGAGGATCAAATAAAAAAACTCATCCACGACGCAAAGGAAGACATCTTACGGGAGCTGCGGCAAGGCAAATATGACAAGGGTGGTGGGACAGGTGAACCTGGTGCTCCCGATCAAAACTCAGAAACTGTTTCTGGAAAAATATTTGCCGGTTTCGTGGATCAGATGATAGAAAAAATGAAGGACGAGTTCAAAGAGCAACTCAAGATCAAAGGGCTCGTGGACAAGATTAAAAATAACTTGAATCGTCTTCCACGCTCGAATAAGTATGAATCCCCCCTGTTTATCCTCAAAGTTGATGAGCTCATGGATGTTTCCACATGTGAGGATATCAGAAATGCTTTGAGCCTGTTAAACTGCAGCGCCGATTTAATGATCGTCACTGCGACGATGGAAATCCAACTTGCTAAAGAATATTGCTATCCACCGCGAGAACCTGTAGACTATTCTCTTGCTGGCCTCTACCATGATATAGTACTCGAGCTTACTAGTCAGCAGAAGAATGAAGACAGCTACAACCCCCAGATTTTTCAAGATATCTTGTACAAGTGTGAGCCGCATGAATTCTGCATGAAGGTCTTCACTCATGCTTTATATGCTAACCCCAGGAGGAGCAATGAGGAGTTACTCAAGCTACGCAGCACCTTGCAGGCTTTGCCAACAACATCATTCAACAGCATCGCTAAGGTGATGTTCAAGTTCTCTTACAATGACCTGCCTAAAGAATACAAGTCCTGCTTGCTGTACCTGGCTATCTTCTCTCCCGGACAAAAGATCAGGCGGTCAACCTTGATTGCACGCTGGGCTGCAGAAGGCCTGACATCCAAGGAAGATTGGCCCAGTTCTGTGCGTCAGGCCAACCGATGTTTTGACACACTCGTTGGCCGGTGCCTTGTTGATCCTGCTGATATCGATACCATGGGAAATGTAAAGAGCTGCGTCGTAAGTGATCCAGTTCATGGATTCATTACCACAATCGCCAGAAAACAACACATTGTCGAGACACGCCTGTCACATCACTTGGCTCGCCACTTCTCCATTTTCAATGATCTCCAACTCCGCAGCTCTGATAGAATTGATCAATTCTTCAAGGGGCTCTCTAAATCATCTCAAGTATCCCTGCTCAAGGTGCTAGATCTAGAAGGTTGTCTGTGCTTTCTTAAGAAGAAACATGAGTACCTCAAGGAAATCTGCAGCAAGATGTTACTGCTCAAGTATCTGAGCCTAAGGAGAACAGATATTACCCAGCTACCCAGTGAAATCAACAACCTCCGTGAGCTAGAGGTACTGGATATCCGAGAGACTAGGGTGCCTCCACATGCAACAGCACATATCCTGCTATTGAAGCTGAAGCGTCTGCTTGCTGGTCACATTGATCCAAGCAATTTTGAATCTAATCCCCAGATTCCTCATAGGATCGACAAAATGGTAAACATGGAGGTACTATCCAATGTCAAGGCCAAGCAGAGTCATGATTTAAAAGATATTGGAAGGCTATGGCAGCTGAGGAAGCTAGGTGTGGTTATCGATGATAAGGATAGTCACCTCAAGAATTTGCTTAAGGCGATCAGTGACCTACATGAGTGTCTCTGTTCTCTGTCAATCACTACTCCCATAGCCACACCACATGAGGCAGAGTTACCAGAAGTCAATGTACCTTACCTAAAAAAACATCCCAAGATTCTTGAGTCACTAAGCATCAAGGGAACCATACAGAAGGGGCGTCTTCTTCCATTGTTTATAAAAGGTGATAACAACAAACTTGCCAAGATAACTCTATGTCAAACTCTGCTGAGCAAAGATGATATGGAAGTCCTCGCCAAGCTGCCCAAGTTAAGGTGTGTCAGGCTCCAACACATTGTATGCACCGAGCACATGCTGAACTTCAAGGGCGGTGAATTCAGATGCCTCAAGTACCTTGTTGTCGAGGACTCGGACTTGACTAATATCACTTTTGAGGATGGTTCAGCCAGTGAGCTCGAGAAGATAGTTTTGTCTATCAGCAGCGAATGCTCTGTTTCTGGAGTTGACTGTCTTCCTAAACTGAAAGAGCTTGAGTTGAACAGCAGCTTATGCGTCAGTTTGCTTCACGATGCCAAACAGATAGCTAAGCTGACTCTTCGTGATACATTGTTAGAGGTAGATGCTCTACAACTGCTCACCAAGAAACCAAATATACGCTGTCTGATGCTCTTGGACAAGTCTCTTGGTGGAACACAGAATGAGATTACATTAGAAAAAGATGAGTTCTTATGGCTCAACCTCCTTGTTGTTGACTGCTCGGCCATCACCAAGATTGTCTTCAACAGCGGGTCTGCTCCTAGGCTCGAGAAAATTGTCTGGTCATCTTCCACATCTCTCTCCAGCATCGACAAACTTCCAAGATTGAAGGAGCTTGAGTTCAACGGTGACAAAGTCCCCAATGAGGTGAGTGAGGCCATTGAAAAGCATAGAAACAAGCCTAGTCTTAAACATAATGGACCAGAAACTCGAAATGAAGCAAAAGGAGATGAAGAAGAGGATGACAACGATGCTGCAACATTCTCCTGCTGGAAGAAACAGGTTTGA